One window of Gloeothece citriformis PCC 7424 genomic DNA carries:
- a CDS encoding mechanosensitive ion channel family protein codes for MITWETPSSARQPIIRNIFTERVEFASVYLDGYPLFQIASQDVSFSDSEPEDSLTPLERRVERVERTLQKIITTDFDPKTLQVGVATLNNLTVIVASDQENLDQQVIVTVTELDAQIASSSVENLAQQWSQIIREALIKGWEARQPEARKHQLTTAGTILLAVIIISALDVWGQKWLKKRFSILKKRLQKKAPTSLKSKAPLSPDDMGQILPKPIILSSRFRQQANLQERLALNIMLQRFLQVGLIWLWFSGIAVVLYVFPETRLQGRDILVIPLKIVLIWVILTLIGNFILVQVNHRLKEWVEQSSIITEDSQRRVLRASTLLEVLRGMIKFSLGSIGIIWFLVWIEFPLNSVLTGAGILGAALTFVFQNLLRDWINGILIIFEDQYAVGDLIEYNGMLGIVENMSLRITQIRTLDGRLSTIPHNQITVAHNLTKDWSRVNFRIEVAYDSDPTVVIALMKQVAQEMAEDSDWQQDIIDPVSLIGVNRVAHSGIEIMMWIQVKRLRQLFVEQEFRRRLKLAFDHKGIQIGIPKQSLLFPENTQPLSDG; via the coding sequence ATGATAACTTGGGAAACTCCATCATCAGCGAGGCAACCCATCATCAGGAATATATTTACTGAGCGTGTAGAATTCGCTTCGGTTTATCTTGATGGGTATCCTTTATTTCAGATAGCGTCTCAAGACGTTTCTTTTTCAGACTCAGAACCCGAAGATAGTTTAACCCCCTTAGAAAGGCGAGTTGAGCGCGTCGAACGAACCTTACAAAAAATTATTACCACAGATTTCGATCCTAAAACCTTACAAGTTGGGGTAGCAACACTCAATAATTTAACGGTTATTGTTGCCTCCGATCAAGAGAATTTAGATCAACAAGTCATCGTCACGGTGACAGAATTAGATGCTCAAATTGCCTCTTCCTCTGTTGAAAATTTAGCCCAACAATGGAGTCAAATTATCCGAGAAGCCCTCATCAAAGGGTGGGAAGCTCGTCAACCAGAAGCCCGAAAACATCAACTGACAACAGCCGGTACAATTCTTCTAGCCGTAATCATCATAAGTGCTTTAGATGTTTGGGGGCAAAAGTGGTTAAAAAAACGCTTTAGTATTCTTAAAAAAAGACTTCAAAAAAAAGCTCCGACTTCCTTAAAATCGAAAGCCCCCCTCTCTCCCGATGATATGGGTCAAATTTTGCCTAAACCTATCATCCTTTCCAGTCGGTTTCGCCAACAAGCTAATCTCCAGGAAAGACTGGCACTTAATATTATGCTGCAAAGATTCTTGCAAGTTGGATTGATCTGGCTCTGGTTTAGTGGGATAGCAGTTGTTTTATATGTGTTTCCAGAAACTCGACTCCAAGGGCGTGATATTTTGGTTATTCCCTTAAAAATTGTTCTGATTTGGGTTATCCTCACCCTCATTGGCAATTTCATCCTTGTACAAGTCAATCATCGGCTTAAGGAATGGGTAGAACAAAGCTCTATCATAACTGAAGATTCCCAAAGACGAGTATTGCGAGCATCTACTTTATTAGAAGTTTTACGAGGAATGATTAAGTTTAGTTTAGGGTCTATTGGGATTATTTGGTTTTTAGTTTGGATTGAATTTCCCCTTAACTCGGTGCTGACAGGAGCAGGAATACTCGGAGCGGCTCTTACCTTTGTGTTCCAAAATTTATTGAGAGATTGGATCAATGGCATTTTAATCATTTTTGAGGATCAATATGCCGTCGGCGATCTAATTGAGTATAACGGAATGCTCGGAATTGTGGAAAATATGAGTCTGCGAATCACCCAAATTCGTACTTTAGACGGACGCTTAAGTACCATTCCCCACAATCAAATCACCGTTGCTCATAATCTGACTAAAGATTGGTCACGAGTTAATTTTAGGATCGAAGTGGCTTATGATAGTGATCCAACAGTAGTCATCGCTTTAATGAAGCAAGTCGCTCAAGAAATGGCCGAAGATTCTGACTGGCAACAAGATATTATTGATCCGGTTAGTTTAATTGGTGTAAACCGAGTTGCTCATTCGGGGATTGAAATTATGATGTGGATTCAGGTTAAGCGGTTGCGCCAGTTATTTGTCGAGCAAGAATTCCGCCGCCGTCTTAAATTAGCTTTTGATCACAAAGGAATTCAAATCGGTATTCCTAAACAAAGTCTTTTATTTCCCGAAAACACCCAACCATTGAGTGATGGATAA
- the mazG gene encoding nucleoside triphosphate pyrophosphohydrolase has protein sequence MSYSQGIASQTSQAILDALNHLIEVVAKLRSPEGGCPWDLAQTPQTLIPYVIEEAYEVVDAIKSENPKAIAEELGDLLLQVVLQAQIAQEYGHFSLQEVAQGITEKLIRRHPHVFGDVQVEDAEQVRQNWEKIKAAEKGETVQESELLSHKLSRYARTLPPLMAGSKISHKAAAVGFEWENVAGVWEKFEEELGEFKEALQTDDKIHQRAELGDLLFTLINIARWYGLDPSEALQETNHRFVQRFSKVESLAKRPLNQYNLEELEAFWKKAKAQLNQ, from the coding sequence ATGTCTTATTCCCAAGGAATAGCCAGTCAGACATCCCAAGCCATATTAGACGCATTAAATCATTTAATCGAAGTCGTAGCCAAGTTGCGATCGCCGGAGGGGGGATGTCCTTGGGATCTTGCCCAAACCCCCCAAACCCTGATTCCCTATGTGATAGAAGAAGCTTATGAAGTGGTGGATGCCATCAAAAGTGAAAATCCAAAAGCGATCGCCGAAGAGTTAGGAGATTTACTCTTGCAAGTGGTTTTACAGGCACAAATTGCCCAGGAATACGGGCATTTTAGTCTTCAAGAAGTCGCCCAAGGCATTACAGAAAAACTCATTCGCCGTCATCCTCACGTCTTTGGAGATGTACAAGTCGAAGATGCAGAACAAGTGCGTCAAAATTGGGAGAAAATTAAAGCAGCAGAAAAAGGAGAAACTGTTCAAGAGTCGGAGTTATTGAGTCATAAATTGAGTCGTTATGCCCGAACTTTACCCCCTTTAATGGCAGGAAGTAAAATCTCTCATAAAGCCGCCGCCGTTGGATTTGAATGGGAAAATGTAGCGGGAGTTTGGGAAAAATTTGAGGAGGAATTGGGGGAATTTAAAGAAGCACTGCAAACAGATGATAAAATTCATCAGAGAGCAGAATTAGGAGATTTATTATTTACCTTAATTAATATTGCTCGTTGGTATGGATTAGATCCGTCTGAAGCGTTACAGGAAACTAATCATCGCTTTGTTCAACGCTTTTCAAAAGTAGAATCTTTAGCCAAACGTCCCCTAAATCAATATAACTTAGAAGAATTAGAGGCTTTTTGGAAAAAGGCAAAAGCACAATTAAATCAATAA
- a CDS encoding energy-coupling factor ABC transporter ATP-binding protein: protein MHHNPVLIENLSYSYPDGTKALNNISLSIQASERIALIGANGSGKSTLQFHLNGIFLPQTGQITVGQWPVTSQNLTEIRNFVGLVFQNPDDQLFMSTVWEDVSFGPRNRGLQGEQLQQRVMEAMESVNIDPHTYGQRNPDNLSGGEKKRVAIAGVLAMQPQILVLDEPSAQLDPRSRRQLLELLKTLPLTQLVATHDLDLALELCDRTIVLNQGQIVYDGDTLRIMNDVDFLQEQALEPPLCYSRPYCNLADAPH, encoded by the coding sequence ATGCACCATAATCCCGTTTTAATTGAAAATCTCAGTTACAGTTACCCGGATGGCACAAAAGCCCTCAATAATATTAGCTTGTCCATACAAGCCAGTGAGCGTATCGCTTTAATTGGCGCAAATGGTTCGGGAAAATCAACCCTACAGTTTCATCTCAATGGGATTTTTCTCCCTCAAACGGGACAAATCACCGTAGGACAATGGCCGGTTACTTCGCAAAATTTAACTGAAATTCGCAATTTTGTCGGGTTAGTGTTTCAAAACCCTGATGATCAGCTATTTATGTCCACCGTATGGGAGGATGTTTCTTTTGGCCCTAGAAATAGAGGGTTACAAGGGGAACAATTACAACAGCGAGTCATGGAAGCGATGGAGTCTGTTAATATTGATCCTCATACCTATGGACAGCGTAACCCAGATAATTTATCCGGAGGAGAGAAAAAACGAGTCGCTATTGCCGGGGTTTTAGCGATGCAACCGCAAATTTTAGTGTTAGATGAACCTTCCGCCCAATTAGACCCCCGTTCCCGTCGTCAGTTGTTAGAATTATTAAAAACTCTGCCTCTGACTCAATTAGTCGCTACCCATGATTTAGATTTAGCTTTGGAATTATGCGATCGCACGATTGTTCTCAATCAAGGACAGATTGTTTATGATGGGGACACCCTCAGAATTATGAATGATGTTGATTTTCTCCAGGAACAGGCTTTAGAACCGCCCCTATGTTACAGTCGTCCTTATTGTAATTTGGCTGATGCTCCCCACTAG
- a CDS encoding DUF3143 domain-containing protein, with product MSFPSPDTPLYNHPLPIIEQWLSDLGCQQDQQNLHCWTVVRPSWKATIYLEIEELFVCYLDAAPGGGDIKRSFKYSLSREDIESAVFSGP from the coding sequence ATGAGTTTTCCCTCTCCCGATACCCCCCTTTATAATCATCCTCTTCCTATCATTGAACAATGGTTATCTGATTTAGGTTGTCAGCAGGATCAACAAAATTTACACTGTTGGACAGTGGTTCGTCCGAGTTGGAAAGCAACGATTTATTTAGAAATAGAGGAACTCTTCGTTTGTTATCTGGATGCAGCACCCGGAGGAGGAGATATCAAACGCTCTTTTAAATATTCTTTAAGTCGGGAGGATATAGAATCAGCCGTTTTTTCAGGCCCTTAA
- a CDS encoding RNA-guided endonuclease InsQ/TnpB family protein yields the protein MTYDFKLKPNQSQVQMIEAYLETCRKVYNYALRERKDWVNSRKSPVNACSIHSEYIISPDTPRPTYNSQCKSLTEAKKNYPQLTEPHSQVLQQTLRTLEAAFVNMWERGFGFPRFKKKMRSFLYPCVKQEWVGDGWVKLPKIGKVKMRRSRPISNGFLLKQIRVLKRASGYFVQLIYQLAFNVPETPIHGHPLGVDIGLDSYLATSEGELVKRPRFFNQLHGQLKSLQRRLKNKKKGSNNWHKLQGKIARIHQKVDWARKDWHFKLAHHLCDQAGMIFVEDINFKAWAKGLFCKYTLDAGFGQFFNILAYICWKRDVYFLKVDKDYTSQICPNCNTQTGKKDLSTRIHKCPSCGYQTNRDVAASQIIRNRGLVAVGQPVKENACGDVLSGLICDWLDKCQ from the coding sequence ATGACCTACGATTTTAAACTCAAACCTAACCAGTCTCAAGTCCAAATGATTGAGGCATATCTCGAAACGTGCAGAAAAGTTTATAATTATGCACTTCGAGAAAGAAAAGACTGGGTTAATAGTCGTAAGTCTCCTGTCAATGCTTGTTCAATTCATTCTGAGTATATAATCAGTCCTGATACTCCTAGACCTACCTATAATTCTCAATGCAAATCTTTAACGGAAGCTAAAAAAAACTATCCTCAACTAACAGAACCCCATTCACAAGTTCTACAGCAAACTCTAAGAACTTTAGAGGCTGCTTTTGTTAATATGTGGGAGAGAGGGTTTGGTTTTCCACGCTTCAAAAAGAAAATGAGAAGTTTTCTCTATCCATGTGTTAAACAAGAATGGGTAGGAGATGGATGGGTTAAACTTCCTAAAATTGGGAAGGTAAAAATGAGGAGGTCAAGACCTATCAGTAATGGGTTTTTATTAAAACAAATTAGAGTCCTTAAGCGAGCATCAGGATATTTTGTACAGTTAATTTATCAATTAGCTTTCAATGTTCCTGAAACTCCAATACATGGACATCCGCTAGGGGTAGATATTGGACTCGATTCTTATCTAGCTACTTCAGAAGGAGAATTAGTCAAAAGACCTCGGTTTTTTAATCAACTTCATGGCCAGCTTAAATCACTGCAAAGAAGATTAAAGAACAAGAAAAAGGGATCTAACAACTGGCATAAACTTCAAGGAAAGATAGCTAGAATTCATCAAAAAGTCGACTGGGCTAGAAAGGACTGGCATTTTAAATTAGCTCACCACCTTTGTGATCAAGCTGGCATGATATTTGTTGAAGATATCAATTTTAAAGCTTGGGCGAAAGGGCTGTTTTGTAAGTATACATTAGACGCAGGTTTCGGGCAATTCTTTAACATCTTGGCTTATATTTGCTGGAAGAGAGATGTCTATTTTCTCAAAGTAGATAAAGACTATACCAGTCAAATATGCCCTAATTGTAATACCCAAACAGGCAAAAAGGATTTGTCAACTAGAATTCATAAATGTCCTAGTTGTGGGTATCAAACTAATAGAGATGTAGCCGCTAGTCAAATAATAAGAAATCGTGGATTAGTAGCGGTCGGGCAGCCCGTGAAAGAAAATGCTTGTGGAGACGTACTGTCGGGGTTGATCTGTGATTGGCTAGATAAGTGTCAATGA
- a CDS encoding phycobiliprotein lyase, with protein MISKEIAQISTESLVEKYFRQSEGRWKSQRRYYTLTQEQEPQEVVSLLKIEYLPQGASQLIELARLHHLESKDALICGAYVTWESEYIKQTRKPSKGSTVFGALGDILYRDRGFATKDPIKAIYSFPNPNTLCLRTEYQGSVFEEELKLIGDNYRTRQTIISRAGEEIMIGQYLEKRLA; from the coding sequence ATGATATCAAAAGAAATCGCCCAAATATCAACAGAATCTTTAGTAGAAAAATATTTTCGTCAATCAGAAGGTCGATGGAAATCTCAACGACGCTATTACACCCTCACACAAGAACAAGAACCTCAAGAAGTCGTTAGTCTATTAAAGATTGAATATTTACCCCAAGGAGCATCGCAATTAATAGAATTAGCTCGGTTACATCATTTAGAATCAAAAGACGCGCTAATATGTGGAGCTTATGTCACCTGGGAAAGTGAGTATATCAAACAAACTCGTAAACCTTCAAAAGGATCAACCGTATTTGGTGCTTTAGGGGATATTCTCTACCGCGATCGAGGTTTTGCGACGAAAGATCCGATTAAAGCTATTTATTCCTTTCCTAATCCTAATACGTTATGTTTAAGAACAGAATACCAAGGGTCTGTCTTTGAAGAAGAATTAAAACTGATAGGCGATAATTACCGAACTCGACAAACCATTATCTCTCGCGCCGGTGAAGAGATCATGATTGGACAATATCTAGAAAAACGTTTGGCTTAG
- a CDS encoding thylakoid membrane photosystem I accumulation factor: MLIALCASLWIFGSSVALAGIDDDRFDGNIFVVYAGNGSLVPPKISLAESLKREMPAIVVYYLDDSRDCKQYTAVVSRLQEFYGRAASIIPVSVDAIAVKDSYQPNEVGYYYDGIVPQTVILDQQGKVVFNDKGQVKYEVMDDVLRKVFDLLPRSQSLELKRRSFNEFNSELVE, encoded by the coding sequence ATGCTGATCGCTCTTTGTGCTAGCTTATGGATCTTCGGATCATCGGTTGCTTTAGCCGGTATTGACGACGATCGTTTCGATGGTAATATTTTTGTTGTCTATGCCGGAAATGGGTCTTTAGTCCCTCCTAAAATCTCCTTAGCAGAGTCTTTAAAACGAGAAATGCCGGCTATTGTGGTCTATTATCTCGATGATAGTCGGGATTGTAAGCAATATACGGCTGTGGTGTCTCGTCTGCAAGAGTTTTATGGACGGGCGGCCAGTATTATTCCTGTGAGTGTTGATGCTATTGCGGTTAAAGATTCTTATCAGCCTAATGAGGTAGGATATTATTACGATGGAATCGTTCCTCAGACAGTTATTTTGGATCAACAGGGTAAGGTAGTCTTTAACGACAAAGGACAAGTTAAATATGAAGTGATGGACGATGTATTAAGAAAAGTTTTTGATCTCTTACCTCGTTCACAATCTTTAGAATTAAAACGGCGTTCTTTTAATGAATTTAATTCAGAGTTAGTCGAATAA
- a CDS encoding DUF937 domain-containing protein — protein sequence MSLFNQILNAINNPEQEGSTGQLSNIFGTIEQLSNNYQTSPSAIQSALSIIGNYTRSSLKEKRNTEGEQQVQQIINQFGGTQPSPQVVNMLFNMPQLEQMLQQVESKTGINSRTIQSMLPVLVPLILNFLKTGNNAQNPQASNSVANSFLDADGDGDVDIADAMGMAMQYLR from the coding sequence ATGAGCTTATTTAATCAAATTTTAAATGCAATTAATAATCCTGAACAAGAAGGCAGTACAGGACAATTATCGAATATATTCGGAACGATCGAGCAACTGAGCAATAACTATCAAACTTCACCCAGCGCAATACAATCTGCTTTATCGATTATTGGAAATTACACCCGCTCATCCCTCAAAGAAAAACGAAATACCGAAGGAGAGCAACAAGTTCAACAGATTATTAACCAATTTGGGGGAACTCAACCTAGTCCTCAAGTGGTGAATATGTTGTTTAATATGCCTCAACTTGAGCAAATGCTTCAACAGGTAGAATCAAAAACCGGCATAAACTCCCGAACGATTCAATCAATGTTACCGGTTTTAGTGCCTTTAATTTTAAATTTTCTTAAAACTGGGAATAATGCTCAAAATCCTCAAGCCTCTAATTCTGTTGCTAATAGTTTTTTAGATGCAGATGGAGATGGAGATGTAGATATTGCTGATGCAATGGGGATGGCTATGCAATATTTAAGGTAA
- the pstS gene encoding phosphate ABC transporter substrate-binding protein PstS — MINSRQSLISFLSVLTLIIGVTSCNGNKQTESTTGIVLPFTNSIRATGAGASFPAPLYQNWFVQLNRELPQLQFNFQSVGSGAGIEQFTSGTIDFGASDIGMTDEQIDRITRGVLLLPMTAGSIVLTYNLPGVDKLNLSREVYADIFLGNITNWNDPKIAQDNPDVTLPDQRITVVHRSDGSGTTAVFTNHLSAISPQWEQTIGSGTAVEWPATKGTFVGGRGNEGVTALVSQTPGSLGYVEYGFARKNNLPVAALQNQAGNFIVPSDESGTNTLSQVELPENLRAFITDPPGEESYPIVTYTWMLLFKKYDDPNKAIAMEAMVQFALNEGQLQSADLGYIKLPDNVRERVAAAADEITPDFKITLRNLNENQEATAK; from the coding sequence ATGATTAATTCTCGCCAATCTTTAATTAGTTTTCTATCAGTGCTTACTCTCATTATTGGGGTGACTAGCTGTAACGGGAATAAGCAAACAGAAAGCACGACAGGAATTGTTCTTCCTTTTACTAATAGCATTAGAGCAACGGGTGCGGGGGCATCTTTTCCGGCTCCTCTTTATCAAAATTGGTTTGTACAATTAAATAGAGAACTTCCTCAATTGCAATTTAATTTTCAATCGGTAGGGAGTGGTGCAGGGATAGAACAGTTTACTAGCGGAACGATCGATTTTGGGGCTAGTGATATCGGGATGACCGATGAACAAATAGATCGAATTACAAGAGGGGTTTTATTATTACCCATGACCGCAGGAAGTATCGTTTTAACCTATAATTTGCCGGGCGTAGACAAGTTAAATTTGTCGAGAGAAGTTTATGCAGACATTTTTTTAGGGAATATTACCAATTGGAACGATCCTAAAATTGCTCAAGATAATCCCGATGTAACATTACCAGATCAACGGATTACAGTAGTACATCGTTCTGATGGAAGTGGAACAACGGCAGTTTTTACCAATCATTTAAGTGCCATTAGTCCCCAATGGGAACAAACCATTGGCTCCGGAACGGCGGTAGAATGGCCGGCTACTAAAGGAACTTTCGTCGGTGGGAGAGGCAATGAAGGAGTAACCGCCTTAGTCTCACAAACTCCCGGATCTCTAGGTTATGTAGAATATGGCTTTGCTAGAAAGAATAATTTACCCGTAGCCGCATTACAAAATCAAGCCGGTAATTTTATCGTTCCTAGTGACGAATCTGGAACTAATACCCTTTCTCAAGTAGAATTACCAGAGAATTTAAGAGCCTTTATTACTGATCCTCCCGGAGAAGAATCCTATCCGATTGTGACTTACACTTGGATGTTATTATTCAAAAAGTATGACGATCCCAATAAAGCGATCGCTATGGAAGCGATGGTTCAATTTGCGCTAAATGAAGGGCAATTACAATCGGCTGACCTTGGCTATATTAAATTACCCGATAATGTGAGAGAAAGGGTAGCGGCGGCGGCGGATGAAATTACCCCGGATTTTAAAATCACCTTACGTAATCTAAATGAGAATCAAGAGGCTACAGCTAAATAA
- the lepB gene encoding signal peptidase I, translated as MTQNKNLQETSTDSNTSTPKQSNRWKAAWENTQIVIIALVLAFVIRAFVAEPRYIPSDSMLPTLETGDRLVVEKISYRFHPPQKGDIIVFEPPVQLQLQGYDHTQAFIKRVIGTSGHVISVVNGTVYLDNQPLEETYIFEEPNYTLLPVKVPEGKLFVMGDNRNNSNDSHVWGFLPETNVIGRAVWRFWPLNRLGNV; from the coding sequence ATGACTCAAAACAAAAACTTACAAGAAACTTCAACAGACTCTAATACTTCCACCCCGAAACAATCAAACCGTTGGAAAGCAGCTTGGGAAAATACTCAGATTGTTATTATTGCTTTAGTGTTAGCCTTTGTGATTCGTGCTTTTGTGGCTGAACCTAGATATATTCCCTCTGATTCTATGTTACCCACTTTAGAAACTGGCGATCGCTTAGTCGTGGAAAAAATATCCTATCGGTTTCATCCGCCGCAAAAGGGAGATATTATTGTGTTTGAACCCCCCGTTCAATTACAATTACAAGGATACGATCACACTCAAGCCTTTATTAAACGGGTAATTGGGACTTCCGGTCATGTTATTTCTGTCGTCAATGGAACGGTTTATCTTGATAATCAACCATTAGAAGAAACTTATATTTTTGAAGAACCTAACTATACTTTATTACCTGTAAAAGTTCCTGAAGGAAAGTTATTTGTAATGGGAGATAATCGGAATAATAGTAATGACTCTCATGTGTGGGGATTTTTACCGGAAACTAATGTGATTGGTCGTGCGGTTTGGCGTTTTTGGCCGTTAAATCGGTTAGGTAACGTTTAA
- a CDS encoding DUF29 domain-containing protein: MIKSLHDRDFYLWILEQTKLIERKDFEQVDWENLIEEIKDMGDNRYAKVSSWIIRIIQHKLKIDYVGDINCLKHWRKEIETFRVDVEGILTPQLKLN; this comes from the coding sequence ATGATAAAAAGCCTACACGATAGGGATTTCTATTTATGGATACTAGAACAAACAAAATTAATAGAAAGGAAAGATTTTGAGCAGGTGGACTGGGAAAACTTAATTGAAGAAATAAAAGATATGGGGGATAATAGATATGCAAAAGTTAGCTCTTGGATTATCAGAATAATTCAGCATAAACTAAAGATTGATTATGTTGGCGATATCAACTGTCTAAAACATTGGAGAAAGGAGATTGAAACCTTCAGAGTTGATGTTGAAGGTATTTTAACACCACAATTGAAATTAAATTAA
- a CDS encoding J domain-containing protein yields MNQQQTTTRSHSKKLPIQTRFANSYYAILGLHPSASPIEIRRAYRELSKRYHPDTTELPPEEAKTKFHRLNEAYGTLSNPDRRSLYDLKIGYSRFNVIQAPPDDTLSSEQKQQWSKSAYLDPNDRPLSGGEIFALLMMGITLIGCLLLAILIAFLRGDQLIPPSALPSGTISFIGQFIKF; encoded by the coding sequence GTGAACCAGCAGCAAACGACCACTCGATCGCACTCAAAAAAGCTACCGATTCAAACACGGTTTGCGAACAGCTACTATGCTATTTTAGGGCTACATCCGTCAGCATCGCCCATTGAAATTCGTCGCGCCTATCGGGAGTTGAGTAAACGCTATCACCCTGATACCACTGAGCTTCCTCCAGAGGAGGCTAAAACTAAATTTCATCGGTTGAATGAAGCTTATGGAACTCTGAGTAACCCCGACCGGCGATCGCTGTATGATTTAAAAATCGGGTACTCCAGATTTAATGTCATTCAAGCTCCTCCCGATGATACTCTATCTTCTGAGCAAAAACAGCAATGGTCAAAATCAGCTTACCTTGATCCGAACGATCGTCCTTTATCTGGCGGAGAAATTTTTGCCTTGTTGATGATGGGGATCACCTTGATCGGCTGTTTATTGTTAGCTATTTTAATCGCTTTCTTGCGAGGAGATCAATTGATTCCTCCTTCTGCGTTACCGAGTGGTACTATATCCTTTATAGGGCAATTTATTAAGTTTTAA
- a CDS encoding DUF559 domain-containing protein: MKNPPSLILNEGQQLKPHIVHRIKSILSNLYPNASEKFDANWLNKHISKASPYPPFIYDNKYSLKYAGKQGTDNHHYTIEAHNEIDEKKLQQVIKKVYKDANALNYIWNQRNENKYKGFGFQSQAEVAIAIELGRRKILFFSNPTCLIFDKYGRQSQKRPDFLVIYKGQARILEVDGKDVHENAFEDYKRDRLFERHGLRTTRFTGDECITHPEAVIDEFLDLFRDGVTLDYEFEQILKNYHTIKTVEQ; this comes from the coding sequence ATGAAAAATCCGCCTAGTTTAATACTGAATGAAGGGCAGCAATTAAAGCCCCATATTGTTCACAGAATTAAATCTATACTCAGTAACTTATATCCTAATGCGTCAGAAAAATTTGATGCCAATTGGCTAAATAAACATATCAGTAAAGCTTCTCCTTATCCCCCATTTATTTATGACAATAAATATTCTTTAAAGTATGCTGGAAAGCAAGGAACGGATAATCATCACTATACGATAGAAGCTCACAATGAAATCGATGAAAAGAAATTGCAGCAAGTTATTAAAAAAGTTTACAAGGATGCTAATGCTTTAAATTATATTTGGAATCAAAGAAATGAAAATAAATATAAAGGATTTGGTTTTCAATCTCAGGCTGAAGTTGCCATAGCTATTGAATTAGGCAGACGTAAAATCTTATTTTTCTCTAATCCTACTTGTTTGATATTTGATAAATATGGACGGCAGAGTCAAAAAAGACCAGATTTTCTAGTTATTTATAAAGGACAGGCTAGAATTTTGGAGGTAGATGGAAAGGATGTTCATGAAAATGCTTTTGAAGATTATAAAAGAGATAGGCTTTTTGAAAGGCATGGATTAAGAACTACTAGGTTTACAGGTGATGAATGTATTACTCATCCCGAAGCCGTAATTGATGAATTTTTAGATTTATTTAGGGATGGAGTCACATTAGATTATGAATTTGAACAAATTTTAAAGAATTATCATACTATTAAAACAGTAGAGCAATGA
- a CDS encoding metal-binding protein translates to MPSGRTHDRITLWTLPWIIGLSYLLTRNGELTLLVAGGFLFSGLMFGPDLDIYSRQFQRWGKLRCIWIPYQKYLRHRSLLSHGFLIGTLLRVIYLLALLILLAIPLIAIAQLILGFDWNWRLFAQTSLNSLTGKYLSEAIAVGVGLELGAMSHSLSDWIGSAYKRLNSNKAKNTAKKVQKRRNKPQNVPLNSSKPRKTRKK, encoded by the coding sequence ATGCCTTCTGGTAGAACTCACGATCGCATTACCCTCTGGACTTTACCTTGGATCATTGGACTGTCTTACCTCTTAACCCGGAATGGAGAATTAACCCTCCTCGTTGCCGGTGGGTTTCTCTTTAGTGGTTTAATGTTTGGGCCAGATCTCGATATTTACTCCCGACAGTTCCAACGTTGGGGCAAATTGCGCTGTATTTGGATTCCTTATCAAAAATATCTCCGTCATCGTTCTTTATTATCTCACGGCTTCCTCATTGGCACTCTTTTAAGAGTGATTTATTTACTCGCTTTACTGATTTTACTGGCTATTCCCCTCATAGCGATCGCCCAATTAATTTTAGGATTTGATTGGAATTGGCGGTTATTTGCCCAAACCTCCCTCAATTCCCTTACAGGAAAATATCTCTCTGAAGCGATCGCTGTCGGGGTGGGGTTAGAATTAGGAGCAATGAGTCATTCTTTGAGTGATTGGATTGGATCGGCTTATAAACGACTTAATTCAAATAAAGCGAAAAATACCGCCAAAAAAGTGCAAAAACGCCGTAATAAACCTCAAAATGTCCCCTTAAATTCCTCGAAACCTCGAAAAACCCGCAAAAAATAG